From Gemmatimonadaceae bacterium, the proteins below share one genomic window:
- a CDS encoding insulinase family protein, translated as MRPLMRGTPLVVALLAQLALPPQASLAAQQFPTRPPAALPLEAAPFPPFVEFELGNGLRVVLVPSEKQPVLSFRISVLGGSLYDPAGKSGAADLVAGLLTKGTVARNAEQFAEAIERVGGSISASAGPDFLSVNAAVLAADRELAFDLVSEALLRPTFPTSEIELLRTQTLSALEFARSQPGAIAGRIFAQAVYGDHPYGRRADAASVRAITRDDLLEFHRQRARPTQALLVMAGAIDSTEAHRLAERAFGAWSGRGPSPPPARPAPQRARTEIVLVHRPGSVQSNIIIGNTTWMPTDIRGYALTVANQVLGAAADSRLFQDLREVRGWTYGAYSSVARARGIGTFTATAEVRTEVTDSAVVEMLAHLRRMGNEPVPPEEFSRHLETLVGQFPLEVETAAQVAGQVATARLLGLATDYVQTYRQRLAAVTREQLMATARAGMRADAALVVVVGDGTELRARLEAIAPVTMVDVDGRALSTEAVAAASTTLQFDASRLEARSDSFTVFVQGQPFGFQVSELQRTADGWEFREQSSLGPVIQQRTTVRFDAALTMTSTRQEGRFQGNDLFLEVRYTDGRASGEGVTPGAGQMQSVQYRDVAVPPGTVDDNLLVALLPFVPWQPDASISVSVLATGKGTVERRTFRVLGEEVVTTPLGAFAAFRVSYEGGEAPGTYWIESSGQHRILKFGPTGVPLEFVRER; from the coding sequence GTGCGCCCGTTGATGCGAGGGACACCACTCGTCGTGGCGCTGCTGGCGCAGCTGGCGTTGCCGCCACAGGCGTCGCTGGCCGCACAGCAGTTTCCGACGCGTCCGCCGGCGGCGTTGCCGCTCGAGGCTGCGCCGTTCCCTCCCTTCGTGGAGTTCGAGCTGGGCAACGGCCTGCGCGTCGTCCTCGTGCCGAGTGAGAAGCAGCCGGTGCTGTCGTTCCGCATCTCCGTGCTCGGCGGGTCGCTGTACGATCCAGCCGGCAAGTCGGGCGCGGCGGACCTCGTGGCCGGCTTGCTCACGAAGGGGACGGTTGCGCGGAACGCCGAGCAGTTCGCCGAGGCGATCGAGCGCGTGGGCGGGAGCATCAGCGCGTCGGCGGGCCCGGATTTCCTGTCGGTGAACGCCGCGGTGTTGGCGGCGGACCGGGAGCTGGCGTTCGACCTCGTGTCCGAGGCCCTGTTGCGGCCGACCTTCCCGACGTCGGAGATCGAGCTGTTGCGCACACAGACGCTCTCGGCGCTCGAGTTTGCCCGTTCGCAGCCGGGTGCCATCGCCGGCCGCATCTTTGCGCAGGCCGTGTATGGGGATCATCCCTACGGACGGCGCGCGGACGCGGCGAGCGTGCGCGCCATCACCCGCGACGACCTCCTCGAGTTCCACCGGCAGCGCGCGCGCCCCACGCAGGCGCTGCTGGTGATGGCGGGTGCGATCGACTCGACGGAGGCGCATCGGCTCGCCGAGCGGGCCTTCGGTGCCTGGAGTGGGCGTGGTCCGTCGCCGCCGCCGGCGCGGCCGGCGCCGCAGCGGGCGCGCACAGAGATCGTGCTGGTGCATCGGCCGGGGTCGGTGCAGTCGAACATCATCATCGGCAACACGACGTGGATGCCGACGGACATCCGCGGCTACGCACTCACCGTCGCCAACCAGGTGCTTGGTGCGGCTGCCGACTCGCGGTTGTTCCAGGACCTGCGTGAGGTGCGTGGCTGGACCTACGGCGCGTATTCCTCGGTGGCCCGCGCGCGCGGCATCGGGACGTTCACCGCGACGGCCGAGGTGCGCACCGAGGTGACGGACTCCGCCGTGGTGGAGATGCTCGCCCATCTGCGACGGATGGGGAACGAGCCGGTGCCACCGGAAGAGTTCTCGCGGCACCTGGAGACGCTGGTCGGGCAGTTCCCGCTCGAGGTCGAGACCGCGGCGCAGGTGGCGGGGCAGGTCGCGACGGCGCGGCTGTTGGGGCTGGCCACGGACTACGTGCAGACCTACCGGCAGCGGCTCGCCGCGGTGACGCGCGAGCAGTTGATGGCGACGGCGCGCGCCGGGATGCGCGCGGACGCCGCGCTTGTCGTCGTGGTCGGGGACGGAACGGAGTTACGCGCGCGCCTCGAGGCCATCGCGCCGGTCACGATGGTGGACGTCGACGGGCGCGCGTTGTCGACCGAGGCCGTGGCCGCGGCGTCCACGACCTTGCAGTTCGATGCGAGTCGTCTGGAGGCGCGCAGCGACTCGTTCACGGTCTTCGTGCAGGGACAGCCGTTCGGCTTCCAAGTGAGTGAGCTGCAGCGTACCGCGGACGGTTGGGAGTTCCGCGAGCAGTCGTCATTGGGGCCGGTGATCCAGCAGCGCACCACGGTGCGCTTTGATGCCGCACTGACGATGACGTCCACACGGCAGGAGGGCCGGTTCCAGGGCAACGACCTCTTCCTTGAGGTGCGCTACACGGACGGTCGCGCCAGTGGCGAAGGCGTGACGCCCGGCGCCGGGCAGATGCAGTCGGTGCAGTATCGCGATGTGGCCGTGCCGCCGGGGACGGTGGACGACAACCTGCTCGTCGCCCTGTTGCCCTTCGTGCCCTGGCAGCCGGATGCGTCCATCAGCGTGAGTGTGCTCGCGACCGGGAAGGGAACGGTGGAACGACGGACGTTCCGGGTGTTGGGCGAGGAAGTGGTCACGACGCCCCTTGGCGCGTTTGCCGCGTTCCGTGTGTCGTACGAAGGGGGCGAGGCGCCCGGCACGTACTGGATTGAATCGTCGGGCCAGCACCGAATCCTCAAGTTCGGCCCGACGGGCGTGCCGTTGGAGTTCGTGCGGGAGCGGTAG
- the dut gene encoding dUTP diphosphatase encodes MSIITFEALQAGVEPPRRATAASAGHDLAACLAADTVRVFRDGRPELRAVATDAEGRFVELEPMEKALIPLGFRAQLPEGYEAQVRPRSGTSLKTDLVIVNSPGTIDADFPDEWMVPVKNGGLMALRVRHGERIAQMVLARFETLDFVNGAVAASTDRVGGFGSTGQ; translated from the coding sequence ATGTCCATCATCACCTTCGAGGCCCTGCAGGCCGGGGTCGAGCCGCCGCGGCGCGCGACGGCCGCCAGTGCAGGCCACGATCTCGCGGCCTGCCTCGCGGCGGATACCGTGCGCGTGTTTCGGGATGGCCGGCCCGAGCTTCGGGCCGTCGCGACGGATGCCGAGGGGCGCTTCGTGGAGTTGGAGCCGATGGAGAAGGCGCTGATTCCCCTTGGATTTCGCGCGCAGTTGCCGGAGGGTTATGAGGCCCAGGTGCGTCCGCGCTCGGGGACCTCGCTCAAGACCGACTTGGTCATCGTGAACAGTCCGGGCACCATCGATGCCGACTTCCCCGACGAGTGGATGGTGCCCGTGAAGAACGGCGGCCTGATGGCGCTGCGCGTACGGCACGGCGAGCGCATTGCGCAGATGGTGCTGGCGCGCTTCGAGACCTTGGACTTCGTGAACGGCGCGGTGGCGGCGAGTACCGACCGCGTCGGTGGCTTTGGATCCACAGGACAATGA
- a CDS encoding insulinase family protein codes for MRRALVAATSALLLGATVVPAQEPAPIRVETYVLTNGLRLFVVEDHTSQVAAVNLWYDVGSRDERPGRTGFAHLFEHMMFQGSEHVAKAEHFQLIERAGGSVNGSTQPDRTDYWSVVPSNRVNLALWLEADRMRSLAVSAENLANQREAVKEERRLRFDNQPYNGFIIDSLPSMFDRDGCFAYGHSIVGSMDDLNAATVMDVREFFRTHYAPNNATIVVAGDVRPAQVRQLVQEYFGDIPAGPPRAPVRCRESSGAGAVTKRITDPNATLAAVLVAYRTVPPSHPDHPALGLLSTILGEGESSRLNRSLVRDAKVAAQVQVLHDPFGAMRDAGVFAAFAVANVGVSADSVQRGLERALFAAADGITTDELEKAKNAWRARTIFARQQALAVTEAVQHAAMFLGSPMAVNAEAARVSAVTVADLRRVARAYMRPGNSLTLLLEPEGN; via the coding sequence TTGCGTCGCGCCCTGGTGGCCGCGACGTCTGCGCTGCTCCTCGGCGCGACCGTGGTGCCGGCGCAGGAACCGGCGCCCATCCGCGTCGAGACCTACGTCCTCACCAATGGGCTGCGCCTGTTCGTCGTGGAGGATCACACGTCGCAGGTCGCGGCCGTGAACCTCTGGTACGATGTCGGCTCGCGGGACGAGCGCCCCGGCCGCACCGGCTTCGCGCACCTGTTCGAGCACATGATGTTCCAGGGGTCGGAGCACGTGGCGAAGGCCGAGCATTTCCAGCTCATCGAACGCGCCGGAGGCAGCGTGAACGGCTCGACGCAGCCGGATCGCACCGACTACTGGAGCGTGGTGCCGTCCAACCGTGTGAACCTGGCGCTGTGGCTGGAAGCGGACCGCATGCGTTCGCTGGCGGTGTCGGCCGAGAATCTCGCGAACCAACGCGAGGCGGTGAAGGAGGAGCGTCGACTGCGCTTCGACAACCAGCCGTACAACGGGTTCATCATCGACTCCCTGCCGTCGATGTTCGACCGCGACGGTTGCTTTGCCTATGGGCATTCGATCGTCGGGTCGATGGATGACCTCAACGCGGCGACCGTGATGGACGTCCGCGAGTTCTTTCGGACGCACTATGCCCCCAACAATGCCACGATTGTCGTGGCGGGTGACGTGCGTCCCGCGCAGGTGCGGCAGCTGGTGCAGGAGTACTTCGGGGACATCCCCGCCGGGCCGCCCCGCGCGCCAGTCCGCTGCCGCGAGTCGTCCGGCGCAGGGGCGGTGACGAAGCGGATCACGGATCCCAACGCCACGCTGGCGGCGGTCCTCGTGGCCTACCGCACCGTGCCACCCAGCCATCCCGATCATCCGGCGCTTGGGCTGCTGTCCACGATCCTCGGCGAGGGCGAAAGCAGCCGGCTGAATCGCAGTCTGGTGCGGGACGCGAAGGTCGCGGCCCAGGTGCAGGTGCTGCATGATCCCTTCGGTGCCATGCGCGACGCGGGGGTCTTCGCGGCATTCGCGGTCGCCAACGTCGGCGTGTCCGCCGATTCCGTGCAGCGGGGCCTTGAGCGCGCACTGTTCGCCGCCGCGGACGGCATCACGACGGACGAACTGGAGAAGGCCAAGAACGCCTGGCGGGCGCGCACGATCTTCGCGCGCCAGCAGGCCCTGGCCGTGACCGAGGCCGTGCAGCACGCGGCGATGTTCCTCGGCAGCCCGATGGCGGTGAACGCCGAGGCGGCGCGGGTGAGTGCCGTCACCGTGGCGGATCTCCGTCGCGTGGCGCGCGCCTATATGCGACCAGGCAACTCGCTGACCCTGCTGCTCGAACCGGAGGGCAACTGA